In one Sphingobium indicum B90A genomic region, the following are encoded:
- a CDS encoding M23 family metallopeptidase has translation MGAAALWAGMTARCSKLCPDREIFLRSGGQVKFIHISRRAQLAAVGLLSSALVGGIGFGLSVAASSAEIEQERAALAARDKAISSSASQVARYRKSVDQLAQELQERQDFMDDLYRTHFGQDGTAPAGDVVGKVDGGTKGGTSKLDTKISVAPEAAPLLRIDARQRRFAALLTGAVQKRADKAAAAIRSFGLNPDSLARSAARAQNRAMGGPFVPWEGQDVLPGEFEKLAKALSRMEFLEASLLAIPSGKPTATPMMSSSYGYRSDPFNGHAAFHAGLDFPGSMGQPILAAASGKVSFVGQRSGYGNVIEVTHGNGILTRYAHLSGFSARVGQQVARGDAIARMGSTGRSTGPHLHFEVRVNGNAINPRRFLEARKDVLQIQQIATARLADVGDRG, from the coding sequence ATGGGGGCAGCCGCCCTCTGGGCCGGCATGACGGCCCGGTGTTCGAAGCTGTGCCCGGATCGGGAGATTTTCCTGCGCTCCGGCGGCCAGGTGAAGTTCATCCATATCTCGCGCAGGGCGCAGCTTGCCGCGGTCGGCCTGCTCTCTTCCGCCCTGGTCGGCGGGATTGGATTCGGCCTGTCCGTGGCCGCCAGCAGCGCTGAGATCGAGCAGGAGCGCGCCGCTCTCGCCGCCCGGGACAAGGCCATCTCCAGCAGCGCCAGCCAGGTCGCGCGCTATCGCAAGTCGGTCGACCAGCTCGCGCAGGAGCTGCAGGAGCGCCAGGACTTCATGGACGACCTTTACCGCACGCATTTCGGCCAGGACGGCACGGCCCCCGCCGGCGATGTGGTCGGCAAGGTCGATGGCGGAACCAAGGGCGGCACGTCCAAGCTAGACACCAAGATCAGCGTTGCGCCGGAAGCGGCGCCGCTGCTGCGGATCGACGCCCGGCAGCGCCGCTTCGCCGCCCTGCTGACCGGCGCCGTCCAGAAGCGCGCCGACAAGGCGGCCGCCGCGATCCGCAGCTTCGGCCTCAATCCCGACAGCCTCGCCCGCAGCGCCGCCCGCGCGCAAAACCGGGCGATGGGCGGCCCCTTCGTGCCTTGGGAAGGACAGGACGTCCTGCCGGGCGAGTTCGAAAAGCTCGCCAAGGCGCTGTCCCGCATGGAATTCCTGGAAGCGAGCCTGCTCGCCATCCCTTCCGGCAAGCCGACGGCGACGCCGATGATGAGCAGCAGCTATGGCTATCGCAGCGATCCGTTCAACGGCCATGCGGCCTTTCACGCGGGCCTGGATTTTCCGGGCAGCATGGGCCAGCCGATCCTGGCCGCCGCATCGGGCAAGGTCAGTTTCGTCGGCCAGCGCAGCGGCTATGGCAATGTGATCGAGGTCACGCATGGCAACGGCATCCTGACCCGCTACGCCCATCTGTCCGGCTTCAGCGCGCGGGTCGGCCAACAGGTGGCGCGCGGCGACGCCATTGCGCGCATGGGATCGACCGGCCGCTCCACGGGGCCGCATCTTCATTTCGAGGTGCGGGTGAACGGCAATGCCATCAATCCCCGCCGCTTCCTGGAGGCGCGCAAGGATGTCCTCCAGATCCAGCAGATCGCGACGGCGCGTCTCGCCGATGTCGGCGACCGGGGATAG
- a CDS encoding COX15/CtaA family protein, translating to MTATTLSRPATAVPRPAPIARWLLTVAALVFCMVVVGGITRLTESGLSITQWKPIAGAIPPLTHDQWMQAFRDYQKIPEYRQLRQGMTLGDFQFIFFWEWVHRLLGRLIGLAFALPLIWFAWKRAIPQGYGLRLVALLALGGLQGAIGWWMVESGLSVRTDVSHYRLAVHLLTALFIMGGLIWTALDLLTRAKTPFAKPAMLHPFAVVALLALLAQLMFGAFTAGLDAGYVSSTWPLMNDHLVPRGIEWLGSLWATVSSDPYLVHFIHRWWAWVVAILLVMLARMARQAGQRGPSIAINATVGAQIALGIATVVSGMALPLAVLHQAVGALVVASAAWGAHALGERRG from the coding sequence ATGACCGCGACGACCCTGAGCCGACCCGCCACCGCCGTCCCACGCCCCGCGCCGATCGCGCGCTGGCTGCTGACGGTCGCAGCCCTCGTCTTCTGCATGGTCGTGGTCGGCGGCATCACCCGCCTGACCGAATCCGGCTTGTCGATCACCCAGTGGAAACCGATCGCCGGCGCCATCCCGCCGCTGACCCACGACCAATGGATGCAGGCCTTTCGCGATTATCAGAAGATCCCGGAATATCGGCAGTTGCGGCAGGGCATGACGCTGGGCGACTTCCAGTTCATCTTCTTCTGGGAATGGGTGCACCGGCTGCTGGGGCGGCTGATCGGCCTGGCCTTTGCGCTGCCGTTGATCTGGTTCGCGTGGAAAAGGGCGATCCCCCAGGGCTATGGCCTGCGCCTCGTCGCGTTGCTGGCGCTCGGCGGACTGCAAGGCGCCATCGGCTGGTGGATGGTGGAATCGGGCCTGTCGGTGCGCACCGACGTCAGCCATTACCGGCTGGCGGTGCATCTGCTGACGGCGCTGTTCATCATGGGCGGGCTGATCTGGACCGCGCTCGACCTGCTGACCCGCGCCAAGACCCCCTTCGCCAAGCCCGCCATGCTCCATCCCTTCGCGGTGGTCGCGCTGCTGGCGCTGCTGGCGCAACTGATGTTCGGCGCCTTCACCGCCGGGCTGGACGCGGGCTATGTCTCCAGCACCTGGCCGCTGATGAACGACCATCTGGTGCCGCGGGGGATCGAATGGCTCGGCTCGCTCTGGGCGACCGTCTCCAGCGATCCCTATCTGGTCCATTTCATCCATCGCTGGTGGGCCTGGGTCGTCGCGATCCTGCTGGTCATGCTGGCGCGCATGGCCCGGCAGGCGGGGCAGCGCGGTCCGTCCATCGCGATCAACGCGACGGTCGGCGCGCAGATCGCGCTCGGCATCGCCACGGTCGTCAGCGGCATGGCGCTGCCTCTCGCGGTGCTGCACCAGGCGGTCGGCGCGCTGGTGGTCGCATCGGCCGCCTGGGGCGCCCACGCCCTGGGCGAACGCCGGGGATAG
- the rpsG gene encoding 30S ribosomal protein S7 has product MSRRRRPEKRVILPDPKFGDVVLSKFMNSIMQDGKKAVAESIVYGALDTVEAKSKKDPIAMFHDALNNVKPGIEVRSRRVGGATYQVPVEVRPERAQALAIRWLITASRNRSETTMAARLSGELLDAANNRGNAVKKREDTHRMAEANRAFSHYRW; this is encoded by the coding sequence ATGTCACGTCGTCGTCGCCCCGAAAAGCGCGTCATCCTGCCCGATCCCAAGTTCGGTGATGTCGTGCTGTCGAAGTTCATGAACAGCATCATGCAGGACGGCAAGAAGGCCGTCGCCGAGTCCATCGTGTACGGCGCTCTCGACACTGTCGAGGCGAAGTCCAAGAAGGACCCGATCGCCATGTTCCATGACGCGCTGAACAATGTGAAGCCCGGCATCGAGGTCCGCAGCCGCCGCGTCGGCGGTGCGACCTACCAGGTCCCCGTCGAAGTGCGCCCGGAGCGCGCCCAGGCGCTGGCGATCCGCTGGCTGATCACCGCGTCGCGCAACCGCAGCGAAACCACCATGGCCGCCCGCCTGTCGGGCGAGCTGCTGGACGCCGCCAACAACCGCGGCAATGCCGTCAAGAAGCGCGAAGACACGCACCGCATGGCGGAAGCGAACCGCGCCTTCTCGCATTATCGCTGGTAA
- the rpsL gene encoding 30S ribosomal protein S12 — MPTINQLVRKGRELQKTKSKVPAMEANPQKRGVCTRVYTTTPKKPNSALRKVAKVRLVNQREVITYIPGEGHNLQEHSVVLIRGGRVRDLPGVRYHVLRGVLDTQGVKDRKQSRSKYGAKRPK; from the coding sequence ATGCCAACGATCAACCAGCTGGTCCGCAAGGGCCGCGAGCTGCAGAAGACCAAGTCGAAGGTTCCTGCAATGGAAGCGAACCCGCAGAAGCGCGGCGTTTGCACCCGTGTCTACACGACGACCCCGAAGAAGCCGAACTCGGCCCTCCGCAAGGTGGCGAAGGTGCGCCTGGTCAACCAGCGCGAAGTCATCACCTACATTCCGGGTGAAGGCCACAACCTTCAGGAGCACAGCGTCGTGCTGATCCGCGGCGGCCGCGTGCGCGACCTTCCCGGTGTGCGCTATCACGTGCTGCGCGGCGTTCTGGATACCCAGGGCGTCAAGGACCGCAAGCAGAGCCGTTCGAAGTACGGCGCCAAGCGTCCGAAGTAA
- the fusA gene encoding elongation factor G translates to MARSHPLERYRNFGIMAHIDAGKTTTTERILYYTGKSYKIGEVHDGAATMDWMEQEQERGITITSAATTCFWNDHRLNIIDTPGHVDFTIEVERSLRVLDGAVAAFDGVAGVEPQSETVWRQADKYKVPRMCFINKLDRTGANFYYCVQTIIDRLGATPAVLYLPIGAESDFKGLVDLVENRAIIWKDENLGAEFSYEEIPADLADKAAEYREKLIELAVEQDDDAMEAYLEGNLPDVATLKKLIRKGTLGHAFVPVLCGSAFKNKGVQPLLDAVVDYLPSPLDIPDVQGINPDTDEPDSRKTADDAPFSGLAFKIMNDPFVGSLTFLRVYSGTLTKGSYLNSVKDKKEKIGRMLLMHANSREDIDTAYAGDIVALAGLKETTTGDTLCAERQPIILERMEFPEPVIELSVEPKTKADQEKMGIALNRLAAEDPSFRVSTDHESGQTIIKGMGELHLEILVDRMKREFKVEANVGAPQVAYREYLAKKVDIDYTHKKQSGGSGQFGRVKVTVIPGERGSGYQFFDEIKGGNIPREYIPSVEKGFRETAETGHLIGFPIIDFEVHLTDGAYHDVDSSALAFEICARGAMREAAAKSGIKLLEPIMKVEVVTPEEYLGDVIGDMNSRRGQIQGTDSRGNAQVVEAMVPLANMFGYVNQLRSFTQGRANYSMIFSHYDEVPQNVADEVKAKMA, encoded by the coding sequence ATGGCCCGCAGCCATCCGCTCGAACGCTATCGCAATTTCGGTATCATGGCGCATATCGACGCCGGCAAGACCACCACGACCGAGCGCATCCTTTACTATACCGGCAAGTCCTACAAGATCGGCGAAGTCCATGACGGCGCCGCCACCATGGACTGGATGGAGCAGGAGCAGGAGCGTGGCATCACCATCACGTCTGCGGCCACCACCTGCTTCTGGAACGACCATCGGCTGAACATCATCGACACCCCCGGCCACGTCGACTTCACCATCGAAGTCGAGCGTTCGCTGCGCGTGCTGGACGGCGCGGTCGCCGCGTTCGACGGCGTCGCGGGCGTGGAGCCGCAGTCGGAAACCGTGTGGCGCCAGGCGGACAAGTACAAGGTGCCGCGGATGTGCTTCATCAACAAGCTCGACCGTACCGGCGCCAACTTCTATTATTGCGTGCAGACGATCATCGACCGTCTGGGCGCCACCCCGGCCGTCCTCTACCTGCCCATCGGCGCGGAATCGGACTTCAAGGGCCTGGTCGACCTGGTCGAGAACCGCGCCATCATCTGGAAGGACGAGAATCTGGGCGCCGAATTCTCCTATGAGGAGATTCCGGCCGACCTCGCCGACAAGGCTGCCGAATATCGCGAAAAGCTGATCGAACTCGCCGTCGAGCAGGACGACGATGCGATGGAAGCCTATCTGGAAGGCAATCTGCCCGACGTCGCCACGCTCAAGAAGCTGATCCGCAAGGGCACGCTGGGCCATGCCTTCGTGCCGGTGCTGTGCGGCTCGGCGTTCAAGAACAAGGGCGTCCAGCCGCTGCTCGACGCGGTGGTCGATTATCTGCCTTCGCCGCTCGACATTCCCGACGTCCAGGGCATCAACCCCGACACCGACGAGCCCGACAGCCGCAAGACGGCCGACGATGCGCCCTTCTCCGGTCTGGCGTTCAAGATCATGAACGACCCGTTCGTGGGTTCGCTCACCTTCCTGCGCGTCTATTCGGGCACGCTGACCAAGGGCAGCTATCTGAACTCGGTCAAGGACAAGAAGGAAAAGATCGGCCGCATGCTCCTCATGCACGCCAACTCGCGTGAGGACATCGACACCGCCTATGCCGGCGACATCGTCGCCCTGGCGGGCCTCAAGGAAACCACCACCGGCGATACGCTGTGCGCCGAGCGCCAGCCGATCATCCTGGAGCGGATGGAATTCCCCGAGCCGGTGATCGAGCTGTCGGTCGAACCCAAGACCAAGGCCGACCAGGAAAAGATGGGCATCGCGCTCAACCGCCTGGCCGCCGAGGATCCGTCTTTCCGCGTCTCGACCGACCACGAATCGGGCCAGACCATCATCAAGGGCATGGGCGAACTCCACCTCGAAATCCTGGTCGACCGCATGAAGCGCGAGTTCAAGGTCGAGGCCAATGTGGGCGCGCCGCAGGTCGCCTATCGCGAATATCTCGCGAAGAAGGTCGACATCGACTACACCCACAAGAAGCAGTCGGGCGGATCGGGCCAGTTCGGCCGGGTCAAGGTGACGGTCATCCCCGGCGAGCGCGGTTCTGGCTACCAGTTCTTCGACGAGATCAAGGGCGGCAACATCCCGCGCGAATATATCCCGTCGGTGGAAAAGGGCTTCCGCGAGACGGCCGAGACCGGTCATCTGATCGGCTTCCCGATCATCGACTTCGAAGTCCACCTGACGGACGGCGCCTATCACGACGTCGACTCGTCGGCCCTGGCCTTCGAAATCTGCGCCCGCGGCGCGATGCGCGAAGCGGCCGCCAAGTCGGGCATCAAGCTGCTCGAGCCGATCATGAAGGTCGAGGTCGTGACCCCGGAGGAATATCTGGGCGACGTCATCGGCGACATGAACAGCCGTCGCGGCCAGATCCAGGGCACCGACAGCCGCGGCAACGCGCAGGTGGTCGAGGCGATGGTCCCGCTGGCCAACATGTTCGGCTATGTGAACCAGCTTCGTTCGTTCACCCAGGGGCGCGCGAACTACTCGATGATCTTCTCGCACTATGACGAAGTGCCGCAGAATGTGGCGGACGAAGTCAAGGCGAAGATGGCCTGA
- the tuf gene encoding elongation factor Tu — translation MAKAKFERNKPHCNIGTIGHVDHGKTSLTAAITKVLAETGGATFVDYANIDKAPEERERGITISTAHVEYETEARHYAHVDCPGHADYVKNMITGAAQMDGAILVVSATDGPMPQTREHILLARQVGVPQLVVFMNKVDLVDDPEILELVELEIRELLSSYDFDGDNIPVIPGSAVKALDGSNDEIGKQAVLKLMAAVDSFIPQPERPVDKPFLMPIEDVFSISGRGTVVTGRVETGIVKVGEEVEIVGLKDTRKTTVTGVEMFRKLLDQGEAGDNIGALIRGVGREEVERGQVLAKPGTITPHTEFDAEVYVLSKEEGGRHTPFFANYRPQFYFRTTDVTGEVILPEGTEMVMPGDNVKLGVKLIAPIAMDAGLRFAIREGGRTVGAGVVGTISK, via the coding sequence ATGGCTAAGGCTAAGTTTGAGCGGAACAAGCCGCACTGCAACATCGGCACCATCGGTCACGTCGACCATGGCAAGACCTCGCTGACCGCGGCGATCACCAAGGTGCTCGCCGAAACCGGCGGCGCGACCTTCGTCGACTATGCCAATATCGACAAGGCTCCCGAGGAGCGCGAGCGCGGCATCACCATCTCGACCGCCCACGTCGAATATGAGACCGAAGCCCGCCACTACGCCCACGTCGACTGCCCGGGTCACGCCGACTACGTCAAGAACATGATCACCGGCGCGGCCCAGATGGACGGCGCGATCCTGGTCGTTTCGGCCACCGACGGCCCGATGCCGCAGACCCGCGAGCACATCCTGCTCGCCCGCCAGGTCGGCGTGCCGCAGCTCGTCGTGTTCATGAACAAGGTCGACCTCGTCGACGATCCGGAAATCCTGGAACTGGTCGAGCTGGAAATCCGCGAACTGCTGTCGTCCTACGACTTCGACGGCGACAACATCCCCGTCATCCCCGGCTCGGCCGTCAAGGCTCTCGACGGTTCGAACGACGAAATCGGCAAGCAGGCCGTTCTGAAGCTGATGGCTGCCGTCGACTCGTTCATCCCGCAGCCGGAGCGTCCGGTCGACAAGCCGTTCCTGATGCCGATCGAAGACGTGTTCTCGATCTCGGGCCGCGGCACCGTCGTGACCGGCCGCGTCGAGACCGGCATCGTCAAGGTCGGCGAGGAAGTCGAGATCGTCGGTCTGAAGGACACCCGCAAGACCACCGTCACCGGCGTCGAAATGTTCCGCAAGCTGCTCGACCAGGGCGAAGCCGGCGACAACATCGGCGCGCTGATCCGTGGCGTGGGCCGTGAGGAAGTCGAGCGCGGTCAGGTTCTGGCCAAGCCCGGCACCATCACCCCGCACACCGAGTTCGACGCGGAAGTCTATGTCCTGTCGAAGGAAGAAGGCGGCCGTCACACCCCGTTCTTCGCCAACTATCGTCCGCAGTTCTACTTCCGCACCACGGACGTGACCGGCGAAGTGATCCTGCCCGAGGGCACCGAGATGGTCATGCCCGGCGACAATGTGAAGCTCGGCGTGAAGCTGATCGCCCCGATCGCGATGGATGCGGGTCTCCGCTTCGCCATTCGTGAAGGCGGCCGCACCGTCGGCGCAGGGGTTGTCGGCACGATCTCGAAGTAA
- the rpsI gene encoding 30S ribosomal protein S9 has protein sequence MSDNRQSLSDLASLTANAPAPAAAPAADAPIAPAQPAAPLRAQEIDSLGRAYATGRRKDAVARVWVKPGTGKITVNGRDQEIYFARPTLRLVINQPFGVTEREGQYDVIATVKGGGLSGQAGAVKHGIAQALAKYEPALRSAVKAEGFLTRDSRAVERKKYGKAKARRSFQFSKR, from the coding sequence ATGTCCGATAACCGCCAGTCCCTGTCCGACCTCGCGTCGCTGACCGCCAACGCGCCGGCTCCTGCCGCCGCGCCCGCCGCCGACGCTCCGATCGCGCCGGCTCAGCCCGCCGCTCCGCTGCGCGCCCAGGAAATCGACAGCCTCGGCCGCGCCTATGCGACCGGCCGCCGCAAGGATGCCGTCGCCCGCGTCTGGGTGAAGCCCGGCACCGGCAAGATCACGGTCAACGGCCGCGACCAGGAAATCTACTTCGCCCGCCCGACCCTGCGCCTGGTGATCAACCAGCCCTTCGGCGTCACCGAGCGCGAAGGCCAGTATGACGTGATCGCCACCGTCAAGGGCGGCGGCCTGTCCGGCCAGGCCGGCGCGGTCAAGCACGGCATCGCCCAGGCGCTCGCCAAGTACGAGCCGGCGCTGCGCAGCGCCGTCAAGGCCGAAGGCTTCCTGACCCGCGACAGCCGCGCCGTCGAGCGCAAGAAATACGGCAAGGCCAAGGCCCGCCGCAGCTTCCAGTTCTCGAAGCGCTGA
- the rplM gene encoding 50S ribosomal protein L13: protein MKALMKTTKPATPATVEKKWVLIDAEGLVVGRLASTVANILRGKHKPSFTPHVDCGDNVIIINAEKVKFTGRKLTDKVYYKHTGYAGGIKETTPQKVLEGRFPERVLEKAVERMIPRGPLGRQQMRNLRIFAGAEHPHAAQNPEVLDFASRNRKNKVGA, encoded by the coding sequence ATGAAGGCGCTGATGAAGACCACCAAGCCGGCAACCCCGGCCACGGTCGAAAAGAAATGGGTTCTGATCGACGCGGAAGGCCTCGTCGTCGGCCGCCTCGCCTCGACCGTCGCGAACATCCTGCGCGGCAAGCACAAGCCGAGCTTCACCCCCCATGTCGATTGCGGTGACAATGTCATCATCATCAACGCGGAAAAGGTGAAGTTCACCGGCCGCAAGCTGACCGACAAGGTTTATTACAAGCACACCGGCTATGCCGGCGGCATCAAGGAAACCACCCCCCAGAAGGTTCTGGAAGGCCGTTTCCCCGAGCGCGTCCTGGAAAAGGCCGTCGAGCGCATGATCCCCCGCGGCCCGCTGGGCCGCCAGCAGATGCGCAACCTGCGCATCTTCGCCGGCGCCGAACATCCGCACGCCGCGCAGAACCCCGAAGTGCTCGACTTCGCGTCGCGCAACCGCAAGAACAAGGTGGGTGCATAA
- a CDS encoding ATP-binding protein, with protein MDRLTQDNRLSGAPGIAEMIAAQGALGALTARIDAGSPLGPVNGWSPALVSTVRLMLSSQAEIVLFWGPELCALYNEAYAPTIGDKHPRVLGRPAREGWTELWDDLEPLLRSVIDRGQSVHAKDRPFYIERDGGQGEQVFFDINYSPVFEADGSVGGALCIVSETTKRVLAEKEMRADRARLWALARDPFLVADRDGTWLAASPAWTDILGWSEAELIGRTSEWMEHPDDLEKTKGEIAGLARGTPTVRFENRFRAKDGSYRNFSWTAVPENDLIYCVARDVTEQRAHARALAEAEEALRQAQRMETLGQLTGGVAHDFNNLLQIVTGNLELLQRGLHEDQARLRRAADNAMAGAERAALLTQRLLAFARRQPLAPERIDPNRLVSGMSDMLNRTLGETIEVETIQSARIWPIEIDVNQMENALLNLAVNARDAMPDGGKLTIEVANTHIDEDYATQEAEVSPGQYVLISVSDTGEGMDEEVLSHAIEPFFTTKEVGRGTGLGLSMVYGFIKQSGGHIRVYSESGHGTTVKIYLPRFYGPLPDNDTGTEHRTPPICGGDETVLVCEDDDKVRAYTVDVLKELGYRVIEANDGAAALRALDAAAQSIDLLFTDVILPGGMTGADIAQQARAQQPGLKVLFATGYARNAIIHHGRLDPGVELLTKPFTYAELATKVRDMLDRDEARQVG; from the coding sequence ATGGACAGGCTGACCCAGGATAATCGATTGAGCGGCGCGCCGGGCATAGCGGAGATGATCGCCGCCCAGGGCGCATTGGGCGCGCTCACCGCCCGCATCGACGCGGGATCGCCGCTGGGGCCGGTGAACGGCTGGTCGCCCGCGCTGGTGTCGACCGTGCGGCTGATGCTGTCGTCGCAGGCGGAGATCGTGCTGTTCTGGGGCCCGGAACTCTGCGCGCTCTATAACGAAGCCTATGCGCCCACCATCGGAGACAAGCATCCCCGCGTGCTGGGCCGCCCGGCGCGGGAGGGGTGGACGGAATTGTGGGACGACCTGGAGCCGCTGCTGCGTTCCGTCATCGACCGGGGCCAGTCGGTGCATGCCAAGGACCGCCCCTTCTATATCGAGCGGGACGGCGGACAGGGCGAACAGGTGTTCTTCGACATCAACTATTCCCCGGTGTTCGAGGCGGACGGCTCCGTCGGCGGCGCGCTGTGCATCGTCAGCGAGACGACCAAGCGCGTGCTGGCCGAAAAGGAGATGCGGGCCGACCGCGCCCGGCTCTGGGCGCTGGCGCGCGACCCCTTCCTGGTCGCCGACCGGGACGGCACCTGGCTGGCGGCCAGTCCGGCCTGGACCGACATATTGGGATGGAGCGAGGCGGAACTGATCGGCCGCACGTCCGAATGGATGGAGCATCCCGACGACCTGGAGAAGACCAAGGGCGAGATCGCCGGGCTGGCGCGGGGCACGCCGACGGTGCGGTTCGAAAACCGATTCCGGGCGAAGGACGGCAGCTACCGCAATTTCAGTTGGACGGCCGTGCCGGAAAACGACCTTATCTATTGCGTCGCCCGCGACGTGACCGAGCAGCGCGCCCATGCCAGGGCGCTGGCGGAGGCGGAAGAGGCGCTGCGGCAGGCGCAGAGGATGGAGACGCTGGGCCAGCTGACCGGCGGCGTGGCGCATGATTTCAACAATCTGCTCCAGATCGTCACCGGCAATCTGGAACTGCTGCAACGCGGCCTGCACGAGGACCAGGCGCGGCTGCGGCGCGCCGCCGACAACGCCATGGCGGGCGCGGAGCGGGCCGCTTTGCTGACGCAGCGCCTGCTCGCCTTTGCCAGGCGCCAGCCGCTGGCGCCCGAGCGGATTGACCCCAACCGGCTGGTGAGCGGCATGTCGGACATGCTCAACCGCACATTGGGCGAGACGATAGAGGTGGAGACGATCCAGAGCGCGCGCATCTGGCCGATCGAGATCGACGTCAACCAGATGGAGAATGCGCTGCTGAACCTGGCGGTGAATGCCCGCGACGCCATGCCGGACGGCGGCAAGCTGACCATAGAGGTCGCCAACACCCATATCGACGAGGATTATGCCACGCAGGAGGCGGAGGTTTCCCCCGGCCAATATGTGCTGATCAGCGTGTCCGACACCGGCGAGGGCATGGATGAGGAGGTGCTGAGCCACGCCATCGAACCCTTCTTCACCACCAAGGAGGTCGGACGGGGCACTGGCCTGGGCCTGTCGATGGTCTATGGCTTCATCAAGCAGTCGGGCGGGCATATCCGCGTCTATTCCGAAAGCGGCCATGGCACGACGGTCAAGATCTACCTGCCCCGCTTCTACGGTCCCCTGCCCGACAATGACACGGGCACGGAGCATCGCACCCCGCCGATATGCGGCGGCGACGAGACGGTGCTGGTGTGCGAGGACGACGACAAGGTGCGCGCCTATACCGTCGACGTGCTGAAGGAACTGGGCTATCGGGTGATCGAGGCGAATGACGGCGCGGCGGCGCTGCGGGCGCTGGACGCGGCGGCGCAATCCATCGACCTGCTGTTCACCGACGTCATCCTGCCCGGCGGCATGACCGGGGCTGACATCGCGCAACAGGCGCGGGCGCAGCAACCGGGGCTGAAGGTGCTGTTCGCCACCGGCTATGCGCGCAACGCCATCATCCATCACGGCCGTCTCGACCCGGGCGTGGAACTGCTGACCAAGCCCTTCACCTATGCGGAGCTGGCGACCAAGGTGCGCGACATGCTGGACCGGGACGAGGCGCGGCAGGTGGGGTGA
- the rpsJ gene encoding 30S ribosomal protein S10, whose amino-acid sequence MDSNIRIRLKAFDHRVLDQATGDIADTARRTGALIRGPIPLPTRIEKFTVNRGPHIDKKSREQFEVRTYKRMLDIVQPTPQTVDALMKLDLAAGVNVEIKLA is encoded by the coding sequence ATGGACAGCAACATCCGCATTCGCCTCAAGGCGTTCGATCATCGCGTGCTCGATCAGGCGACCGGCGACATCGCCGACACCGCCCGCCGCACCGGCGCCCTTATCCGCGGTCCGATTCCCCTTCCGACGCGCATCGAAAAGTTCACGGTCAACCGTGGCCCGCACATCGACAAGAAGTCGCGCGAGCAGTTCGAGGTCCGCACCTACAAGCGCATGCTTGACATTGTGCAGCCGACGCCGCAGACGGTCGACGCGCTGATGAAGCTGGACCTGGCTGCCGGCGTGAACGTGGAAATCAAACTCGCTTAA
- a CDS encoding 2-dehydro-3-deoxy-6-phosphogalactonate aldolase: MTLDDLLAQGAPPICAILRGIRPQEALGIGAALIDAGVRILEVPFNSPDPLASIAAMQAEYGDRALIGGGTLLSVRAVEELHGAGGRIMVTPNTDMQVIARGAELGLELLPGFMTPSEAFAAIQAGARRIKLFPAARLGPAYVKALKDVLPKHVGVWAVGGAGADTIGEWLAAGCEGIGVGGALYRPGDGAATVRDRAAELVAAWRRTP, from the coding sequence ATGACCCTCGACGACCTGCTGGCGCAAGGCGCGCCGCCCATCTGCGCGATCCTGCGCGGCATCCGGCCGCAGGAGGCGCTTGGGATCGGCGCAGCCCTGATCGATGCGGGCGTCCGCATCCTCGAAGTGCCCTTCAACTCGCCTGATCCGCTCGCCAGCATCGCCGCGATGCAGGCCGAATATGGCGACCGGGCGCTGATCGGCGGCGGCACGCTGCTGTCGGTGCGGGCGGTGGAGGAACTGCACGGCGCGGGCGGGCGGATCATGGTGACGCCCAACACCGACATGCAGGTGATCGCAAGGGGCGCCGAACTCGGGCTGGAACTGCTCCCCGGCTTCATGACCCCCAGCGAAGCCTTCGCCGCGATCCAGGCGGGCGCGCGCCGGATCAAGCTCTTTCCCGCTGCCCGTCTCGGCCCCGCTTATGTGAAGGCGCTGAAGGACGTGCTGCCCAAACATGTGGGCGTCTGGGCGGTCGGCGGCGCGGGCGCGGACACGATCGGGGAATGGCTGGCCGCCGGCTGCGAGGGGATCGGCGTCGGCGGCGCGCTCTACCGCCCCGGCGACGGCGCGGCGACGGTCCGGGACCGGGCGGCCGAACTGGTCGCCGCGTGGCGACGGACGCCCTAG